The Spirochaetota bacterium DNA segment AAATTAAGGAAGCTTCTCGGGAACCGTCCGCCGGACAGTGTAGATAACAATACACGCACGCGCTACGAAGACGAGAAAGAAAAGGAAAGAAAGCGAAAACTCGAAGAAGAAGCGAAGAAGAACGAGGCGGGCAAACGCAAGCTTGCCGCTCAGAAGCTCGTTGAAGAAGCACGCTCGCTCATCGATAAGGGAAAGCGTGATGAAGCGCGCAAAAAACTCAACGAAGCGCAGAAGCTCGATGACCGAAACCCGTCAGTCTATACGCTCCTCGGGGAACTCGATCTTGCCGCCGGCGATTTCGATTCCGCCGGCAAGAACAGCAAAAAGGCCCTGGAGATAGATCCCGACAATGCCGATGCGCACTACAATCTCGGCGAGGTCAACCGCAATCTCGGCTTCGACGATGACGCGGTCAATGAATACAAGAAGGCGCTCATCACCAATCCGAACCATTTCGACGCGCTCTTCAAGCTCGGCAATATGTACTACCGCAAGGGCATGTACGCAAAAGCGGCCGAGGCGTATACCGGGGCGCTGCGCATCAAACCCAAACACGTCGGGGCGCTCTATAATCTCGGCAACGCATACAACAAGCTCGGGCGCTCGGGGGATGCCATCGCAAGCTATCAAAAATCCGTAGACAACAGCGCAAAATCCGATCCGGTCGTCTTCCTTGCCTACAAGCAGATGGGAAGCGTGTATTACAATGCCGGTAATTTCGATGATGCACTCTCCGCATCGCGCAAGGCACTGGCAATAAAAGAAGCCGCCGATGTGCATGTCATCATCGGCACATGCTATGAGGCGCAGAAAAAGATAGAGGATGCGAAAGCGAGCTATAAAAGGTCCATCGATATCAAAGCGAACTTCGATGCGTACTATTATCTGGGAAGGCTGCTCTACAATGACCGGCATTACGAGAATGCGCTCTCCAGTTTCGCCAATGCCGCGAAGATGAACCCGAAAAGTTCGGAGGCGCTTCTCATGCAGGGCCGAACCTACCTCAAAATGGGTGATCGCGACAAGGCGAAGGGCGTGCTCGAGCAGGCGGTATCGATAGCACCTGACAGCGCAGGCGCATATACGGAGCTTGCCGATGTATACCGGCGCGAGGACAATTACACCAAGGCGATAGAGGTCGTCAAGACCGCACTCAAATATCAGCCGGACTCGCTGCCCGCTCATAACGCCTTGGGTCTTATCTATATCGATTCAAAGGATTATGACAATGCGGCATCGACGCTCAAGAACGCGATAGCGATAAATCCGGCATACGCGGACACGCATTTCAATCTCGCGACCGTCTACTACAAGACGAAGGCGTACAACGATGCGCTTGACGAGCTTACCCGCGTCGTCAAGATCAATCCGCGGTATGCCGAAGCGTATGAAATGCTCGGGGCCATCTACTTCGATGTGAAAAGCGATAAGGTAAAGGCGCTTGAGTACTATGAGAAAGTGCTTGAGGTGGAGCCGAATTATCGGAACAAGGCGGCGGTGCAGAAGAATATCGGTCAGCTGAAACAGTAGAAATCTCCGCGCTTCGGCAGGCTCAGCGGAGTGCCGCGCCGCTCAACGGCCCCGTTGACTGATAATACGACACCACGATGGCCCCACCAGTCGATGAAATGACGCTTTGTCTCACTGACACCTGCATGTTGTTCACAGGCACCTGTGCAAAGAGCTCACGGGCATCCTCAAATATTCATTCATCATCAAAAATATCTCTGTCTTTTCTCCCCAACAACATTTTTTCTTGAGCGAAGCGGCGGGGCGTTCCTGAGCGAGCCTTGCTGTGCGAGCAGATAATA contains these protein-coding regions:
- a CDS encoding tetratricopeptide repeat protein; amino-acid sequence: MSAKKKTTSFTTVPPPPVYNEKKTSSKVPIIVALVIAAIIGILVVKACGCSGISDADKKMIEFYKDRIKRYPTDPKHHYDLSDLYRKIGMLKESNDEYDAAERLKRDSDDKDRRREEDKLRKLLGNRPPDSVDNNTRTRYEDEKEKERKRKLEEEAKKNEAGKRKLAAQKLVEEARSLIDKGKRDEARKKLNEAQKLDDRNPSVYTLLGELDLAAGDFDSAGKNSKKALEIDPDNADAHYNLGEVNRNLGFDDDAVNEYKKALITNPNHFDALFKLGNMYYRKGMYAKAAEAYTGALRIKPKHVGALYNLGNAYNKLGRSGDAIASYQKSVDNSAKSDPVVFLAYKQMGSVYYNAGNFDDALSASRKALAIKEAADVHVIIGTCYEAQKKIEDAKASYKRSIDIKANFDAYYYLGRLLYNDRHYENALSSFANAAKMNPKSSEALLMQGRTYLKMGDRDKAKGVLEQAVSIAPDSAGAYTELADVYRREDNYTKAIEVVKTALKYQPDSLPAHNALGLIYIDSKDYDNAASTLKNAIAINPAYADTHFNLATVYYKTKAYNDALDELTRVVKINPRYAEAYEMLGAIYFDVKSDKVKALEYYEKVLEVEPNYRNKAAVQKNIGQLKQ